The proteins below come from a single Triticum aestivum cultivar Chinese Spring chromosome 5D, IWGSC CS RefSeq v2.1, whole genome shotgun sequence genomic window:
- the LOC123121850 gene encoding uncharacterized protein has product MSAAPEAPPSEGPPSFIAMSAAPEAPPSEGPSSSVAISTSPFPNWILLESFVFRRDDKKSFPDDTKAPIRASGITSWNAPFRIAFSLAKPPLASRLYAKLRRFPDPSQETPLAIVATHFNLLLLRVGTKIPARGLVQDFFICNAYEPSTLKALPPCREPYTDYSRSSGDNLPRGRPLQKEERRLLEVQSMGLLCGGGEKFAVAELCVFKTIHLKSYADICLLCSPTSAAPVLGGNWNSFRVPILGIDSNDPWHICCWDTDTVITFRHWLCWIDYHRGILFFDVFGEPVPTVTFLAFPLDEYPSPHSLKEVKPSSPLKSSRLYRGASVLFGGNMIKFVNVTRHDGIGYGELKPRSGFTITCHTLELGDTPVIGNARWKLDYKITSDELWSANPPEHLPHNILMFPQIDLDMPHLVHFIISEFEFVIKKMWLVSIDMKTKEVKSFAPYISGKEGLETDDADLIRERSDAPMPFLPCDFSRFLRLSRLSKDME; this is encoded by the exons ATGTCTGCCGCTCCAGAAGCTCCTCCTTCCGAAGGTCCTCCATCGTTCATCGCCATGTCTGCCGCTCCGGAAGCTCCTCCTTCCGAAGGTCCTTCATCGTCG GTCGCCATATCCACCTCCCCCTTCCCCAACTGGATACTGCTGGAGAGCTTTGTCTTCCGCAGGGACGACAAGAAGTCTTTTCCGGACGACACAAAGGCACCCATCAGGGCGTCCGGCATCACCTCCTGGAACGCTCCCTTCCGGATTGCCTTCTCCCTTGCCAAGCCCCCGCTCGCTTCCCGCCTCTATGCAAAGTTGCGACGCTTTCCAGATCCTAGTCAAGAGACGCCTTTAGCCATAGTGGCGACCCACTTCAATCTACTGCTGCTTCGCGTAGGTACCAAAATCCCTGCACGAGGGCTAGTGCAGGACTTCTTTATCTGCAATGCCTATGAACCTTCCACGCTCAAAGCTTTGCCTCCTTGTAGAGAGCCCTACACAGATTATAGCCGCAGCAGCGGTGACAACCTACCTCGTGGTCGACCCCTCCAGAAGGAGGAGCGACGCCTGCTTGAGGTTCAATCAATGGGGCTCTTGTGCGGAGGCGGGGAGAAGTTTGCGGTGGCAGAGCTCTGCGTTTTCAAGACCATCCACTTAAAATCATATGCTGACATTTGTTTGCTATGCTCTCCCACATCAGCCGCCCCTGTCCTTGGCGGCAATTGGAACTCGTTCCGTGTACCAATCCTTGGCATTGACAGCAATGATCCATGGCACATTTGTTGCTGGGACACTGACACTGTCATTACTTTTAGGCACTGGCTGTGCTGGATCGATTATCATCGTGGTATTCTATTCTTTGACGTGTTCGGAGAGCCTGTCCCTACCGTCACATTCCTTGCTTTTCCTCTTGATGAGTATCCTTCCCCGCACAGTCTCAAAGAGGTCAAGCCATCCAGCCCTCTCAAATCCAGCCGGTTGTATCGTGGTGCGTCTGTCTTATTTGGTGGCAATATGATCAAATTTGTCAATGTCACCCGCCACGACGGCATTGGTTATGGAGAACTCAAACCTCGTTCAGGCTTCACCATCACCTGCCACACCCTCGAGTTAGGCGACACCCCAGTGATAGGCAATGCAAGGTGGAAGTTAGACTACAAGATTACTTCTGATGAGCTTTGGTCCGCCAATCCTCCTGAGCATCTTCCACACAACATTCTCATGTTCCCTCAAATAGACTTAGACATGCCACATCTAGTGCACTTTATCATCAGCGAGTTTGAATTCGTTATTAAGAAGATGTGGTTGGTGTCCATTGATATGAAAACTAAGGAGGTGAAATCATTTGCTCCGTACATCAGTGGGAAGGAAGGACTTGAAACAGACGACGCAGACTTGATCAGAGAAAGGTCTGACGCTCCCATGCCCTTCCTACCCTGTGATTTCTCCAGGTTTCTCCGTCTCTCAAG GTTGAGCAAGGATATGGAATGA